In Pseudomonas poae, a single genomic region encodes these proteins:
- a CDS encoding molecular chaperone HscC has protein sequence MIVGIDLGTTNSLAAVWRGDAAELVPNALGQLLTPSVVGLDDQGRILVGQAAKERLHTHPHLTTSLFKRFMGSATEVRLGDKSFRPEELSALVLKSLKEDIERTYGHTVTEAVISVPAYFSDGQRKATRIAGELAGLNVDKLINEPTAAALAYGLHQRDKETSFLVFDLGGGTFDVSIIELFDGVMEVRASAGDNFLGGEDFDTLLLEHFVDSQRNAQGFPPTSSVLQALRREAERVRKALGQDDSADFALRVDGQQWVKTITQQELAKLYTPLLERLRAPIERALRDARIRVGDLDEILLVGGTTRMPLVRKLAAGLFGRFPSISLDPDQVVAHGAAIQAALKARSAALEEVVLTDVCPYTLGIETSNQYGSHIESGHYLPLIERNSSVPVSRVKTVVTLHDNQSQVLLKIYQGESRLVKDNIELGQLDIAVPKRKAGEVSLDVRFTYDNNGLLEAQVSIPLTGEQHSLVIENNPGVLNPEEIQQRLQALAQLKVHPRDQQVNTVLTARLERLYQESLGELREQLGHWAGQFQQVLDTQDERRIRDARSELTRQLEQLDNGFWR, from the coding sequence ATGATCGTAGGAATCGACCTGGGGACCACCAACAGTCTTGCAGCGGTATGGCGCGGTGATGCCGCCGAACTAGTCCCCAATGCCCTTGGCCAGTTGCTGACCCCAAGCGTGGTCGGCCTGGATGACCAAGGCCGCATCCTGGTAGGCCAAGCCGCCAAAGAGCGCCTGCACACCCACCCGCACCTCACCACTTCATTGTTCAAGCGCTTCATGGGCAGTGCCACCGAAGTGCGCCTGGGCGACAAATCGTTCCGCCCGGAAGAGCTCTCCGCGCTGGTGCTCAAAAGCCTCAAGGAAGATATCGAACGCACCTACGGCCATACCGTCACCGAAGCCGTGATCAGCGTGCCCGCCTATTTCAGCGACGGCCAGCGTAAAGCCACGCGCATCGCCGGTGAATTGGCGGGGCTCAACGTCGACAAGCTGATCAACGAACCCACCGCCGCAGCCCTCGCCTACGGCTTGCACCAGCGTGACAAAGAAACCTCGTTCCTGGTGTTCGACCTCGGCGGCGGTACCTTTGACGTGTCGATCATCGAGCTGTTCGACGGCGTCATGGAAGTGCGTGCCAGCGCCGGCGACAACTTCCTTGGCGGCGAAGACTTCGACACCCTGCTGCTGGAACACTTCGTCGACAGCCAGCGCAATGCCCAGGGTTTCCCGCCCACCAGCAGCGTGCTGCAAGCCCTGCGCCGTGAAGCCGAGCGTGTGCGCAAGGCCCTCGGTCAAGATGACAGCGCCGACTTCGCCCTGCGTGTGGACGGCCAGCAATGGGTGAAAACCATCACCCAGCAAGAACTCGCCAAGCTGTACACCCCGCTACTGGAGCGCCTGCGTGCGCCCATCGAACGCGCGCTGCGCGATGCGCGGATTCGGGTCGGCGACCTCGATGAAATCCTGCTGGTAGGCGGTACCACGCGCATGCCGCTGGTGCGCAAACTTGCCGCCGGTTTGTTCGGCCGCTTCCCGTCCATCAGCCTCGACCCAGACCAGGTGGTCGCCCATGGCGCCGCGATCCAGGCCGCGCTCAAGGCCCGTTCGGCGGCGCTGGAAGAAGTGGTGCTGACCGACGTATGCCCCTACACCCTGGGCATCGAAACCTCGAACCAGTACGGCAGCCATATCGAAAGCGGCCACTACCTGCCGCTGATCGAACGCAACAGCAGCGTACCGGTCAGCCGAGTCAAGACCGTGGTCACCCTGCATGACAACCAGAGCCAGGTGCTGCTCAAGATCTACCAGGGCGAAAGCCGCCTGGTCAAAGACAACATCGAGCTGGGCCAACTGGACATCGCCGTGCCCAAGCGCAAGGCGGGTGAAGTCTCGCTGGACGTGCGCTTCACCTACGACAACAACGGCCTGTTGGAAGCCCAGGTAAGTATCCCGCTGACCGGCGAGCAACACTCCCTGGTGATCGAGAACAACCCCGGTGTGCTGAACCCGGAAGAAATCCAGCAACGCCTGCAAGCCCTGGCGCAGTTGAAGGTTCACCCGCGCGACCAACAGGTCAACACCGTACTCACCGCGCGCCTCGAACGGCTCTATCAGGAAAGCCTCGGCGAACTGCGCGAGCAACTCGGGCACTGGGCCGGCCAGTTCCAGCAGGTGCTCGACACCCAGGACGAACGCCGGATCCGCGACGCCCGCAGTGAACTGACCCGTCAACTTGAACAGCTCGACAACGGGTTCTGGCGCTGA
- a CDS encoding TetR family transcriptional regulator, whose translation MVRRTKEEAQETRSQILEAAEQAFYERGVARTTLAEIAALAGVTRGAIYWHFSNKSDLLQALLDTLHEPLDELARASESEDEVDPLGCMRKLLIHLFHQVALDPKTRRINEILFHKCEFTDEMCDMRRQRQTHSQECNLRIGLTLRNAVHRGQLPENLDTTRGAVCIHAYINGLIGQWLLVPDSFKLHQEAERWVDAGLDMLRLSPSLRN comes from the coding sequence ATGGTTCGTCGCACCAAAGAGGAAGCTCAGGAAACGCGAAGCCAAATTCTCGAAGCCGCCGAACAGGCCTTTTACGAGCGCGGCGTTGCGCGGACCACGCTGGCGGAAATCGCTGCGTTGGCGGGCGTGACGCGTGGGGCTATCTATTGGCATTTCAGCAACAAGTCCGATTTGCTCCAGGCGTTGCTCGACACGTTGCATGAACCCCTGGATGAATTGGCCCGGGCGAGTGAGAGCGAGGATGAAGTCGACCCGCTGGGCTGCATGCGCAAGCTGTTGATTCATTTGTTCCATCAAGTGGCCCTGGACCCGAAAACCCGGCGCATCAACGAGATCTTGTTTCATAAGTGCGAATTCACCGATGAAATGTGCGACATGCGCCGCCAGCGCCAGACCCACAGCCAGGAATGCAACCTGCGCATCGGCCTGACATTGCGTAACGCGGTCCATCGCGGGCAACTCCCGGAAAATCTCGACACCACCCGTGGTGCGGTGTGCATTCATGCCTACATCAACGGGCTGATTGGCCAGTGGCTGCTGGTGCCTGACAGCTTCAAGCTGCACCAGGAGGCAGAACGCTGGGTTGATGCCGGGCTGGACATGCTGCGCCTGAGCCCTAGCCTGCGCAATTAA
- a CDS encoding MFS transporter, with protein MPLSLLILALSAFAIGTTEFVIMGLLPDVAADLGVSIPGAGWLVTGYALGVAIGAPFMALATAKLPRKAALVALMGIFIIGNLLCALASDYNVLMFARVVTALCHGAFFGIGSVVAANLVPANKRASAVALMFTGLTLANVLGVPLGTALGQAAGWRSTFWAVTVIGVVALIGLIRFLPAKRDEEKLDMRAELAALKGAGIWLSLTMTALFSASMFTLFTYVAPLLGDVTGVSPNGVTWTLLLIGLGLTLGNIIGGKLADKRLAATLIGVFISMAVVSTALTWTSVALIPTEITLFLWATAAFAAVPALQINVVTFGKAAPNLVSTLNIGAFNIGNALGAWVGGTVIAHGFGLTSVPLAAGALAILALLVTLITFRQGGDADLAPATN; from the coding sequence ATGCCCCTCTCGCTACTCATACTGGCCCTGAGCGCCTTCGCCATCGGCACCACCGAGTTCGTCATCATGGGCCTGTTACCCGATGTGGCGGCGGACTTGGGCGTGTCGATTCCCGGCGCGGGTTGGCTGGTCACCGGCTATGCCCTGGGCGTGGCCATCGGCGCACCGTTCATGGCACTGGCCACCGCCAAGCTGCCACGCAAGGCTGCGCTGGTAGCGTTGATGGGCATCTTCATTATTGGCAACCTGCTCTGCGCCCTGGCCAGCGACTACAACGTGCTGATGTTTGCCCGTGTGGTCACCGCGCTGTGCCACGGTGCGTTCTTTGGGATTGGTTCTGTCGTCGCCGCCAACCTGGTGCCGGCCAACAAGCGCGCCTCGGCCGTGGCCTTGATGTTCACCGGCTTGACCTTGGCCAACGTGCTGGGCGTGCCGCTGGGTACCGCACTGGGGCAGGCCGCTGGCTGGCGCTCGACCTTCTGGGCCGTGACGGTAATTGGGGTGGTGGCCCTGATCGGCCTGATCCGCTTCCTGCCGGCCAAGCGTGATGAAGAAAAACTCGACATGCGCGCCGAACTGGCCGCGCTCAAAGGGGCCGGTATCTGGTTGTCGCTGACCATGACCGCGTTGTTCTCCGCGTCGATGTTCACCCTTTTCACCTATGTCGCCCCGTTGCTCGGCGATGTCACCGGCGTATCGCCAAACGGCGTGACCTGGACCCTGCTGTTGATCGGCCTGGGCCTGACACTGGGCAACATCATCGGCGGCAAGCTGGCGGACAAGCGCCTGGCAGCCACCTTGATCGGCGTGTTCATCAGCATGGCGGTGGTTTCCACGGCCCTGACCTGGACCAGCGTTGCGCTGATCCCGACCGAAATCACCCTGTTCCTGTGGGCCACCGCCGCGTTTGCCGCCGTGCCTGCGCTGCAGATCAACGTGGTGACCTTCGGCAAGGCCGCGCCGAACCTGGTGTCGACCCTGAACATCGGCGCTTTCAACATCGGCAACGCCCTCGGCGCCTGGGTAGGCGGCACGGTGATTGCCCACGGTTTCGGCCTGACCAGCGTGCCATTGGCCGCTGGCGCCCTGGCGATTCTTGCGCTGCTGGTAACCCTGATTACTTTCCGTCAGGGCGGCGATGCCGACCTGGCCCCTGCGACCAACTGA
- a CDS encoding efflux RND transporter permease subunit has translation MSKFFIDRPIFAWVIALVIMLVGALSILKLPINQYPAIAPTAIDIQVTYPGASAQTVQDTVVQVIEQQLNGIDNLRYVASDSNSDGSMTITATFNQGTNPDIAQVQVQNKLNLATPLLPQEVQQQGIRVTKSVKNFLMVIGLVSEDGSMTKDDLSNYIVSNIQDPISRTAGVGDFQVFGSQYAMRIWLDPTKLNNYQLTPVDVSSAIAAQNVQVATGQLGGLPALPGTQLNATIIGKTRLQSAEEFGKILLKVNTDGSQVRLRDVSRIELGGQNYSISAQFNGKPASGMAIKLAAGANALDTAKAIRETVASLEPFFPPGMKAVVPYDTTPVVTESISGVVHTLVEAIVLVFLVMFLFLQNFRATIITTMTVPVVLLGTFGILAAFGFTINTLTMFGMILAIGLLVDDAIVVVENVERVMAEEHLSPKEATVKSMGQIQGALVGIALVLSAVLLPMAFFGGSTGVIYRQFSITIVSAMALSVLVALIFTPALCATMLKPIDPEKHGQPKRGFFGWFNRTFDRGVLSYERGVGNMIKHKIPAFLVYTLILAGMIWMFTRIPSAFLPEEDQGVIFAQVQTPVGSSAERTQKVIDDMRAFLLNDKEGEPGEGKAVKSVFTVNGFNFAGRGQSSGLAFVMLKPWDERDSSMSVFEVAKRAQGYFFGAFKDAMVFAIVPPSVLELGNATGFDVFLQDQGGVGHEKLMAARNQFLGAAAQSKILAGVRPNGVNDEPQYELTVDDEKASAQGISLSDIQSTLAIALGGSYVNDFIDRGRVKKVYVQGDAASRMSPEDLDKWYVRSTSGKMVPLSAISSGKWIYGSPKLSRYNGVAAMEILGTPAPGYSTGDAMAEVERIAKDLPAGVGYAWTGLSYEERLSGSQAPALYALSLLVVFLCLAALYESWSIPIAVILVVPLGVIGALIATSLRGLSNDVFFQVGLLVTVGLAAKNAILIVEFAKELHEQGKGIVEAAIEASRMRLRPIIMTSMAFMLGVLPLAISSGAGSGSQHAIGTGVIGGMITATVLAIFWVPLFFATVSSAGERKKTETTETPKEAGQ, from the coding sequence ATGTCGAAATTTTTTATCGACCGTCCCATTTTCGCCTGGGTAATTGCCCTGGTGATCATGCTGGTCGGGGCACTGTCGATCCTGAAGTTGCCCATCAACCAATACCCGGCCATTGCGCCAACCGCCATTGATATCCAGGTGACCTACCCAGGCGCATCTGCACAAACCGTGCAGGACACCGTGGTACAGGTCATCGAGCAACAGCTCAACGGTATCGACAACCTGCGTTATGTCGCCTCGGACAGTAACTCCGACGGCAGCATGACCATCACCGCGACGTTCAACCAGGGTACCAACCCGGACATCGCCCAGGTTCAGGTGCAGAACAAGCTGAACCTGGCGACCCCACTGCTGCCGCAAGAAGTGCAGCAGCAGGGTATCCGCGTGACCAAGTCGGTGAAGAACTTCCTGATGGTGATTGGCCTGGTGTCGGAAGACGGCAGCATGACCAAGGACGACCTCTCCAACTACATCGTGTCCAACATCCAGGACCCGATTTCCCGTACCGCGGGTGTAGGTGACTTCCAGGTGTTCGGTTCGCAGTACGCCATGCGTATCTGGCTCGACCCCACTAAGCTGAACAACTACCAGTTGACCCCGGTAGACGTCAGCAGCGCCATCGCGGCACAGAACGTCCAGGTGGCCACCGGTCAACTGGGTGGCCTGCCTGCCCTGCCCGGCACTCAGCTCAACGCCACCATCATCGGCAAGACCCGCCTGCAAAGCGCCGAAGAGTTCGGCAAGATCCTGCTGAAGGTCAACACCGATGGCTCGCAGGTCCGCCTGCGTGACGTTTCCCGTATCGAACTGGGCGGCCAGAACTACAGCATCAGTGCGCAGTTCAACGGCAAGCCGGCATCCGGTATGGCGATCAAGCTGGCAGCGGGTGCCAACGCCCTCGACACCGCCAAGGCCATCCGTGAAACCGTGGCCTCGCTGGAACCGTTCTTCCCGCCTGGCATGAAGGCAGTGGTGCCGTATGACACCACGCCTGTGGTCACCGAATCGATCTCCGGTGTAGTACACACCCTGGTCGAAGCGATCGTGCTGGTGTTCCTGGTGATGTTCCTGTTCCTGCAGAACTTCCGCGCCACCATCATCACTACCATGACGGTTCCGGTGGTATTGCTGGGTACCTTCGGCATCCTGGCGGCGTTCGGTTTTACCATCAACACCCTGACCATGTTCGGCATGATCCTGGCCATCGGCTTGCTGGTGGACGACGCCATCGTTGTGGTGGAAAACGTCGAGCGGGTAATGGCCGAGGAACACTTGTCGCCCAAGGAGGCGACGGTCAAGTCCATGGGCCAGATCCAGGGCGCCCTCGTGGGGATCGCGCTGGTACTGTCGGCGGTACTGCTGCCGATGGCGTTCTTCGGCGGCTCCACGGGTGTGATCTACCGTCAGTTCTCGATCACCATTGTTTCGGCGATGGCGTTGTCGGTACTGGTTGCCCTGATCTTCACCCCGGCCTTGTGCGCCACCATGCTCAAGCCAATCGACCCTGAAAAGCACGGCCAACCCAAGCGTGGTTTCTTCGGCTGGTTCAACCGCACCTTCGACCGTGGCGTACTGAGCTACGAGCGCGGCGTGGGCAACATGATCAAGCACAAGATCCCGGCATTCCTGGTCTACACGCTGATCCTGGCTGGCATGATCTGGATGTTCACCCGTATTCCAAGCGCGTTCCTGCCAGAGGAAGACCAGGGTGTGATCTTTGCCCAGGTTCAGACACCGGTGGGTTCTTCGGCTGAACGTACGCAGAAAGTCATCGATGATATGCGCGCCTTCTTGTTGAACGACAAGGAAGGTGAGCCGGGCGAAGGCAAGGCCGTGAAGTCGGTATTTACCGTGAACGGGTTTAACTTCGCGGGTCGTGGCCAGAGTTCGGGCCTGGCGTTCGTGATGCTCAAGCCATGGGATGAACGTGATTCGTCCATGTCGGTATTCGAAGTGGCCAAGCGTGCCCAGGGTTACTTCTTCGGGGCCTTCAAGGACGCCATGGTATTTGCCATCGTGCCGCCTTCGGTTCTGGAACTGGGTAACGCCACGGGTTTCGACGTGTTCCTGCAAGACCAGGGTGGCGTCGGCCACGAGAAGCTGATGGCTGCACGCAACCAGTTCCTCGGTGCCGCCGCACAAAGCAAGATCCTGGCGGGTGTGCGCCCCAACGGCGTGAACGATGAGCCGCAGTACGAGTTGACCGTTGACGACGAGAAGGCCAGCGCCCAAGGCATCAGCCTGTCAGACATCCAGAGCACCCTGGCGATTGCCTTGGGTGGTAGTTACGTCAACGACTTCATCGACCGTGGTCGTGTGAAGAAGGTGTATGTACAGGGTGATGCCGCCAGCCGGATGTCGCCGGAAGACCTCGACAAATGGTACGTGCGCAGCACCTCCGGGAAGATGGTGCCGCTGTCGGCCATCTCGTCGGGCAAGTGGATCTACGGTTCGCCCAAGCTCTCGCGTTACAACGGTGTAGCGGCGATGGAAATCCTCGGTACCCCGGCACCTGGCTACAGTACCGGTGACGCGATGGCGGAAGTCGAGCGGATTGCCAAGGACCTGCCGGCTGGCGTCGGTTATGCGTGGACCGGTCTGTCGTACGAAGAACGTCTGTCCGGCTCCCAGGCACCTGCGCTGTACGCCCTGTCGCTGCTGGTAGTGTTCCTGTGCCTCGCGGCACTGTACGAAAGCTGGTCGATCCCGATCGCGGTAATCCTGGTGGTTCCACTGGGTGTGATCGGTGCATTGATCGCCACCAGCCTGCGCGGGCTGTCCAACGACGTGTTCTTCCAGGTGGGCTTGCTGGTAACGGTGGGCCTGGCAGCGAAGAACGCCATCTTGATCGTGGAGTTCGCCAAAGAACTCCACGAACAAGGCAAGGGCATCGTCGAAGCAGCCATCGAGGCGTCCCGTATGCGCCTGCGTCCGATCATCATGACGTCCATGGCGTTCATGCTTGGTGTACTGCCGCTGGCAATTTCCAGCGGTGCCGGCTCGGGCAGCCAGCACGCCATCGGTACCGGCGTAATTGGCGGTATGATCACGGCCACTGTCTTGGCGATCTTCTGGGTGCCGCTGTTCTTCGCGACCGTGTCCTCCGCTGGCGAGCGCAAAAAGACTGAAACTACTGAAACTCCTAAAGAGGCTGGCCAATGA
- a CDS encoding alkene reductase, with protein MTTIFDPIKLGDLELSNRIIMAPLTRCRADAGRVPNALMAEYYVQRASAGLILSEATSVTPLGVGYPDTPGIWSNDQVRGWANVTKAIHGAGGKIFLQLWHVGRISHESYLNGEAPVAPSAIQAKGHVSLVRPLADYPTPRALETAEIADIIDAYRTGAENAKAAGFDGVEIHGANGYLLDQFLQSSTNHRTDNYGGSLENRARLLLEVTDAAIEVWGAGRVGVHLAPRADAHDMGDDNLAETFTYVASELGKRGIAFICSREKEGADSLGPQLKKAFGGVYIANERFTKDSANAWLAAGKADAVAFGVPFIANPDLPARLKADAQLNEAHPETFYGKGPVGYIDYPTLAI; from the coding sequence ATGACGACTATTTTCGATCCAATCAAACTGGGCGACCTGGAACTGTCGAACCGCATCATCATGGCGCCGCTGACCCGCTGCCGCGCTGATGCCGGCCGCGTGCCCAACGCGCTGATGGCCGAGTACTACGTGCAACGTGCTTCCGCCGGGCTGATCCTCAGCGAAGCCACCTCCGTGACGCCGCTGGGCGTGGGCTACCCGGACACCCCGGGCATCTGGTCCAACGACCAGGTACGCGGCTGGGCCAACGTGACCAAAGCAATTCACGGCGCAGGCGGCAAGATCTTCCTGCAACTGTGGCACGTTGGCCGGATCTCCCATGAGTCCTACCTGAACGGCGAAGCCCCGGTTGCCCCGAGCGCGATCCAAGCCAAAGGCCACGTCAGCCTGGTTCGCCCACTGGCCGACTACCCGACACCGCGCGCCCTGGAAACTGCTGAAATCGCCGACATCATCGACGCCTATCGCACCGGTGCCGAGAACGCCAAAGCCGCTGGCTTCGACGGCGTGGAAATCCACGGTGCCAACGGCTACCTGCTCGACCAGTTCCTGCAAAGCAGCACCAACCACCGCACCGACAACTACGGCGGCTCGCTGGAAAACCGTGCGCGCCTGCTGCTGGAAGTGACCGACGCGGCCATCGAAGTCTGGGGCGCCGGTCGTGTGGGCGTACACTTGGCACCGCGTGCCGACGCCCATGACATGGGTGACGACAACCTGGCGGAAACCTTCACCTACGTGGCCAGTGAGTTGGGCAAGCGAGGCATCGCGTTCATCTGCTCCCGCGAGAAGGAAGGCGCTGACAGCCTCGGCCCACAGCTGAAAAAAGCCTTCGGCGGCGTGTACATCGCCAACGAACGCTTCACCAAGGACAGCGCCAACGCCTGGCTGGCGGCGGGCAAGGCAGATGCCGTGGCCTTTGGCGTGCCGTTCATTGCCAACCCGGACCTGCCGGCTCGCCTGAAAGCCGATGCGCAGCTGAACGAAGCCCACCCGGAAACCTTCTACGGCAAAGGCCCGGTCGGTTATATCGACTACCCGACATTGGCGATCTGA
- the adeC gene encoding AdeC/AdeK/OprM family multidrug efflux complex outer membrane factor yields the protein MSKSLLSLAVTAFVLSGCSLIPDYQRPEAPVAAQFPQGPAYSSAQAPSQAAVEQGWKQFFHDPALQQLIQTALVNNRDLRVAALNIDAYAAQYQIQRADLFPAVSATGSGSRSRTPAKLSQTGESTITSQYSAGLGISSYELDLFGRVRSLSEEALQKYFATEEARRSTQISLVASVANAYLTWQADKELLKLTQDTLGAYEQSYKLTSRSNEVGVASALDLSQARTSVENARVALARYTRQVAQDENSLTLLLGTGLPANIASQPLSDNLLSEVPAGLPSDLLQRRPDIIQAEYNLKAANANIGAARAAFFPSISLTASAGTASPTLGGLFKGGSGTWSFAPQINIPIFNAGSLRASLDYSKIQKEINVANYEKAIQTGFQEVSDGLASRETYKQQLEAQRGFVAANQDYYRLAERRYRIGVDSNLTFLDAQRQLFSAQQSLITDRLAQLTSEVNLYKALGGGWSEQTAKNEPLKEEAPALKLF from the coding sequence ATGAGCAAGTCGCTCCTTTCCTTAGCCGTCACGGCATTCGTGCTCAGTGGCTGCTCGCTGATACCTGACTATCAGCGCCCTGAGGCGCCGGTGGCCGCCCAGTTCCCGCAGGGGCCGGCGTATTCGTCGGCCCAGGCGCCGAGCCAGGCCGCTGTCGAGCAAGGCTGGAAGCAGTTTTTCCATGACCCTGCCCTGCAACAGCTGATCCAGACGGCGCTGGTGAACAACCGTGACCTGCGTGTCGCGGCCCTGAACATCGACGCCTACGCGGCGCAGTACCAGATCCAGCGTGCCGACCTGTTCCCGGCCGTATCGGCCACGGGCAGCGGTAGTCGTTCGCGTACTCCGGCCAAGCTGTCGCAGACCGGCGAATCGACCATCACCAGCCAATATTCGGCTGGCCTTGGTATCAGCTCGTATGAGCTGGACCTGTTCGGTCGCGTACGCAGCTTGAGTGAAGAAGCCCTGCAAAAGTACTTCGCCACTGAAGAAGCACGCCGCAGTACCCAGATCAGCCTGGTGGCCAGCGTGGCCAACGCCTACCTGACCTGGCAGGCCGACAAAGAGCTGCTCAAGCTTACACAGGACACTCTGGGTGCCTACGAGCAGAGCTACAAGCTGACCTCGCGCAGCAACGAAGTGGGCGTGGCCTCGGCCCTCGACCTCAGCCAGGCGCGTACCTCGGTGGAAAACGCCCGGGTTGCCCTGGCGCGCTACACCCGCCAGGTCGCCCAGGACGAGAACAGCCTGACCCTGCTGCTGGGCACTGGCCTGCCGGCGAATATCGCCAGCCAGCCGCTGTCGGATAACCTGCTCAGCGAAGTGCCGGCCGGGTTGCCATCGGACCTGCTGCAACGTCGTCCCGACATCATTCAGGCCGAGTACAACCTCAAGGCCGCCAACGCCAACATCGGCGCGGCGCGTGCAGCGTTCTTCCCGAGCATCAGCCTGACGGCCAGTGCCGGTACCGCGAGCCCAACCTTGGGCGGCCTGTTCAAAGGCGGCTCGGGCACCTGGTCGTTTGCCCCGCAGATCAACATCCCGATCTTCAACGCCGGCAGCCTGCGCGCCAGCCTGGACTACTCGAAGATCCAGAAAGAGATCAACGTGGCGAACTACGAGAAAGCGATCCAGACCGGCTTCCAGGAAGTCTCGGACGGCCTCGCCTCACGTGAAACCTACAAGCAGCAACTGGAAGCGCAACGTGGTTTCGTCGCCGCCAACCAGGACTACTACCGCCTGGCCGAGCGTCGCTATCGCATTGGTGTCGACAGCAACCTGACGTTCCTCGACGCCCAGCGCCAACTGTTCAGTGCCCAGCAGTCGCTGATCACCGACCGCTTGGCGCAGCTCACCAGCGAGGTCAACCTGTACAAGGCCCTCGGCGGTGGCTGGAGCGAGCAGACTGCGAAGAACGAGCCGTTGAAAGAAGAAGCACCGGCGCTGAAGTTGTTCTGA